The nucleotide window GTAATATGGGTTGCACCTATTGTTATGCCGACCAGGGCGACTTTGGTGGCCCGGCCAAAAACATGCAGCTGGAAACAGCCCTACAATCCATCGATCTGCTGCTGAAAGACCGTGTGGCCGGAGATAAAGTCCAGGTCACCTTTCTGGGCGGAGAGCCACTGATCAACCGCAGGTCGCTGCGGGAAGCCACCGTTTATGCTGCGGAAGCAGCTGCCCGGAAAAACGTACAGGTCGGCTTCTCCCTCACCACCAACGGCACCCTGCTCAAACCCGATGATGCCCTCTTTTTTGAAGAACATGGCTTTGCCGTAACGGTCAGCCTCGATGGTATCGGTGAGCAGCACGACAAACAACGTCCGATGAAAAACGGTGCCGGCACCTATGAGCAGATCATAGAGAGGATACAACCCCTGCTGGCCCTCCAGAAGCGCATGCAGGTATCTGCCAGGGTAACGGTAACGCCTGCGCAGCACCAGCTTACGGATATGCTGATGGCATTCGTTAATATGGGTTTTCACAGCGTAGGGTTTTCGCCGCTGCTTCGCTCCTCCAACGGCCGCGATGAAATGACCGGAAAGGATCTTGAAAAGATGCTGGAAGAGATGATTGCCTGCGGACTGCTTTTTGAACAACACATTATCCAGAACAAACGTTTTCCATTTCTCAACATGGTGAACGCTTTGAAGGAAATTGCCAAAGGCACGCACCGTCCTTATCCCTGTGGGGCCGGAGCCGGATACATGGGTGTATCCGCCGACGGAGGACTGTTTGCCTGTCACCGTTTTGTTAACGAGGAAGCCGGGAGCATGGGCAATATTCACGATGGTATAGATGCAGCCCTTCAAAACAACTGGCTGGCATCAAGGCATGTACACCAGCAGTCACCCTGCAACAGCTGCTGGGCTAAATACCTGTGTGGTGGCGGCTGTCATCATGAGGTGCTGGAAAAAGGCCGGCACGCCTGCAATTATATACGGGGATGGTTACACTACACCATCCAGGCCCACGAAAGAATATCCCGGATGGCCCCTCAGTGGTATCGTTAAAAGCCATTTTACCTGCATGCACACCTACGACATACTCATTCTCGGCGCAGGTCCTGCGGGCACCTGCGCCGCCTTACGTTTGCTTTCAATGGGATATCGTGTAGCCATGGTAGAGAGTGAAACATTCCCCCGGCCGCAGATAGGGGAATCACTTTCTCCCGGCATCCGCAATATTTTTGATTACCTGGACGCCGCACCACTACTGCAACAGGAGCATTGTTTGCACCAGCTCCCTGCACAAATCATCTGGAACAAACCGGAAGCAGATATACAGGTCCGCGGCCACGGGTTGATGGTAGACCGTGGACACCTCGACAAAGCGCTGCTCGACCTCGCCGTAACCCGGGGGCTCATTTTATTTCAACCTGCCCGGTACGAAAGCAGCACCTACCAGGGAAACACCTGGCAGGTCACCATCCGGCACCTGAAGGGCGTACAAAACATTTCCGCACTATTCCTATTGGATGCCCGTGGCAGAAAAGGCATCCGGCTACAACAGCGCCTGCTTACCGCTCCCCCTACGCTGGCTATGTGGGCCTACACCAGCGCTGATATTATGCCCGCTGCCACCTGCGTGGAAGCGGTGCCCCATGGCTGGTTATGGGGCTCTCCCCTGCACAACGGCCGCTATAGAATCCTGGCCTTTGCCGATCCGCAATGGGTCCGGCAACAAACCGCTACACAGGCTTATCACCAGTTACTGGATAAAACCCGGCTGTTTCAATCTGCTCTTGATAAAGGCATACTATCATCCCTACAAACCTGTAATGTTTTCAGCTACATACACCAGCAACCCTGGCTGCAAAACCGTATACAGCTGGGAGAAGCAGCCTTTGCCATCGATCCCCTCTCTTCTACCGGCGTAGAGAAAGCCATGCGTCTTTCCATGCAGGCAGCTATTTCCATCAATACCATTCTGAAAAAAGGAACCACCGAACTGGCACAGGAATTTTATGAAAGCCGATTAATAACAGCAGCCGTTAATCATACCAGATGGACAACACAGTACTATGCAGAAGCATGGCCCGGTCCAACTTATCCCTTCTGGAAATCAAGAGCTGCCATGCCTGTTTTAAAACAACCGATCACCCACTTCGCCGCTCAACTCGAAACATCGATGGCACAACACCATCATCCCCCTGTATCATCTCCCGAACAAAAAACAGTTGCTCCTGAAGTGCTGGCCTATTTATGGCATAAAAAAATGCATCTCTCCCCTGCCATCTCCTACAAACAAACACCCTGCGTAATCGATAACTGTGTAGAGCTAAAAACAGCCATACATCATCCTAATCTGGAACAGGAAATCGCTTTCCTGGGCAACAATGACATCCTTCCGCTCCTCCAGGTGGCGAAAGAGACCGACAATTTCGGGCAGTTGGTGTTAAGATGGAAACAGATGGTCCCTCCCGAATTAGCCGCCCAAATGGTGGTATTACTCTGGGAGAAACAGATTCTCTGCGAGGATTGAGGCTTCCGGCTATTCATTTTCATATATTTGCCCCATTATTAGTAACATTTATACCTATGCGATATTTTTTCCTTTGCCTATCCCTACTGTTGCTACAACATGTTGCCAAAGCACAACTGCTATATCCTTACAAGGATACCACCTACAACTTCTCCATTGGTATTCCTGAAAAATGGCAGTATTGGGCTAAACCAGATAGCCCTATTGTAAAATTTATGGTCTATGATATGAGTATGGACGATTCCGGCATGCGGGTTCACAATAATTTCAATATCAGTGTTATTAATCATCCGGGACTGGGTGTGGATAGTGCCTTTATCTATATGGCGTATGCTACCGCTAAAAACCGTCTTCAAGCACTGGATACCGGAAGTTATGTAGTAGATGGGAAAAAGATGCTGTGGCTGGATGATGCACATCTGGGAGTGACTATGAAAGACACACTCTGTGCAAGCTACTTTGTTGTCTATAGCAATAACAAAGTATACCTCATTACCTGCTCTACCACCCCACTGCGTTTTTCGGAATCAAGAGAACTATTTCACAGGGTCGCGCAAACATTTAAAACTGACCTACCTGCCCCCCAGGAAGTATTGCAAATAGACTTTCCCAAGAACAGGGTATGGCAAATAAACATGGAAACTGACGATTCCACTATGCATCTCAGACAGGTTTTACCAGTCGATGAAACACCGGATCAATGGACGATGGCCATTTCATCTATTGCGATAAAAAACCCTAAACAGGAAAGCATGGAAAATTTCCTAACCCAATACCAAACGCAAATCGCAAAGGAATCCAAAGGCGCTAAATTCACCCTTCTGGAAAAAACCGCGCAGCATTTGCTATTCAAAATAGAAAACACGGGAGCTGAATCCAGTCTATCCTATCTGGTCCGGGGAACTTCCAGGCTGCATCAGGTCATCCTCAGCATTAAACAAGAGACCTTACCAGCTGAGACTACCAAACAATGGACTGAAATCTTTAAGAAGGCAAAACCAGTGATGGAGTAGATAACAACACTTGTTACCGCTTCACCTTATCTATCAGACGGTAATAGAAGCGGTCTATCAGCCGCATAGGACGGGTTATGATCTCCGCATTGGCCACCAGGCCATCCCGGTAAATGACAGGCTTGTTGTAGTTGGTGATCAGCCCCGATGGCAGCGCCACCTTAGCCAGGTAGCCGCTATCAGTAGGAATATGGGAAACAAACACCAGCTTTCCTTTTACAATCCCATATTCCTCAAATGGGTAGGAAGGGAATTTCAACAGCACATCCGCATTAGCGCTGACTTTACCAAAATTCATCTGAGGTATGAACATTTCTGCATAGTAGCTGCTATTGCCGGTGCTGATGAAACAAATGTTATCTCCTGCTTTCAGCTGTTGATTTTCCTGGAGGAAGTTGCTGAAAGTTACACGCCCTGCAATAGGTGCAACCAGCAGGAATTTTTTCTGCCAGTCGTCCAGGGCGCTTTTCAGTGTTTGTACGGCCTGTTCAAAGGTGATGCGTTGCTGGGACATATCATGGTCCAGCTGCGACAGCTCCTTCTGTTTGTCTCTTTGCTGGTTCTGATTAATCAGCAGGGATGTTTGCAGCTGAGGAATAGCCTGTTGTTTGAGCAGCAGCTTACTTTCCTGCTGACGGAACTCTTCGCGGGAGATCACTTTCTGATCAAATAGTGACTGGCTCATTTTGTAGGTTTCTTCCGCCAGCCGGGCATCGTTATGTATCAGCTGCGACTGGCCCTGCAAAGTTTGATGCACATTTTCCAGCACATGCAGATCATTTTCCAGCATAGCTTTTTTACGGGAGTAGAAGTTATTAACCAGGTAATCGTTGAACAGTTCCCGGGCGGTGACAAACTGCTGGTAGGCCGCCTGTAGCTCGCCGAGGTGCAGATATGGCTGGTCCAGCAGGCGGGCAACAGTATCCGTGCGGCCAGCTGTCAATAAAACGATGCTACGTTCCAGCCTTTCTGACAATGCAGTTACCTCTTGCGGAGAAGCAATAGACTCCATATAACCCAGCATCTGCCCGGCTTGTACCTGCTGTCCTTCGCTCACATACAGTTTTTGCAGCTTGCCATCGGTTTTAGCAATAATGTTTTTAGGGGCATTCAGACAAGTGAGTTTTGCATGGGCATTCACGGTATCCGGATACTG belongs to Chitinophaga sp. HK235 and includes:
- a CDS encoding radical SAM/SPASM domain-containing protein, which produces MMSVTTSMLDHSSLNTIAAQLASQIARQSMPGSSLIHIISGGDKTQLLVTNGSRLHKITTETELRFKQLIEQQDEAAIQRELASMGIDTTPLIDDVPLKSPDVHALSLAIAQKCNMGCTYCYADQGDFGGPAKNMQLETALQSIDLLLKDRVAGDKVQVTFLGGEPLINRRSLREATVYAAEAAARKNVQVGFSLTTNGTLLKPDDALFFEEHGFAVTVSLDGIGEQHDKQRPMKNGAGTYEQIIERIQPLLALQKRMQVSARVTVTPAQHQLTDMLMAFVNMGFHSVGFSPLLRSSNGRDEMTGKDLEKMLEEMIACGLLFEQHIIQNKRFPFLNMVNALKEIAKGTHRPYPCGAGAGYMGVSADGGLFACHRFVNEEAGSMGNIHDGIDAALQNNWLASRHVHQQSPCNSCWAKYLCGGGCHHEVLEKGRHACNYIRGWLHYTIQAHERISRMAPQWYR
- a CDS encoding NAD(P)/FAD-dependent oxidoreductase, which gives rise to MHTYDILILGAGPAGTCAALRLLSMGYRVAMVESETFPRPQIGESLSPGIRNIFDYLDAAPLLQQEHCLHQLPAQIIWNKPEADIQVRGHGLMVDRGHLDKALLDLAVTRGLILFQPARYESSTYQGNTWQVTIRHLKGVQNISALFLLDARGRKGIRLQQRLLTAPPTLAMWAYTSADIMPAATCVEAVPHGWLWGSPLHNGRYRILAFADPQWVRQQTATQAYHQLLDKTRLFQSALDKGILSSLQTCNVFSYIHQQPWLQNRIQLGEAAFAIDPLSSTGVEKAMRLSMQAAISINTILKKGTTELAQEFYESRLITAAVNHTRWTTQYYAEAWPGPTYPFWKSRAAMPVLKQPITHFAAQLETSMAQHHHPPVSSPEQKTVAPEVLAYLWHKKMHLSPAISYKQTPCVIDNCVELKTAIHHPNLEQEIAFLGNNDILPLLQVAKETDNFGQLVLRWKQMVPPELAAQMVVLLWEKQILCED
- a CDS encoding HlyD family secretion protein is translated as MPMRISDNGSLTDKTACWKEQQAIRSDAISDIVSHRPDFLVRWGITIFFVLLLLLLFVCWMIQYPDTVNAHAKLTCLNAPKNIIAKTDGKLQKLYVSEGQQVQAGQMLGYMESIASPQEVTALSERLERSIVLLTAGRTDTVARLLDQPYLHLGELQAAYQQFVTARELFNDYLVNNFYSRKKAMLENDLHVLENVHQTLQGQSQLIHNDARLAEETYKMSQSLFDQKVISREEFRQQESKLLLKQQAIPQLQTSLLINQNQQRDKQKELSQLDHDMSQQRITFEQAVQTLKSALDDWQKKFLLVAPIAGRVTFSNFLQENQQLKAGDNICFISTGNSSYYAEMFIPQMNFGKVSANADVLLKFPSYPFEEYGIVKGKLVFVSHIPTDSGYLAKVALPSGLITNYNKPVIYRDGLVANAEIITRPMRLIDRFYYRLIDKVKR